In Streptomyces erythrochromogenes, the DNA window AGAATTGCTCAACTTTTTTAGGAGGCAGCAGACATGACAGATGATCAGCAGACCGACGGGTTCCGGACGGAACACGACTCCATGGGCGACGTACGGGTGCCGCTGCACGCCAAGTGGCGCGCGCAGACCCAGCGCGCCGTGGAGAACTTCCCCCTCTCGGGACAGCGGCTGGAGCGGGCCCACATCGGGGCCCTCGCCCGGATCAAGGCCGCGGCGGCCCTCGTGAACGCCCGCCTCGGCGTGGTGGACCAGGACGTCGCCGACGCGATCCGGTCCGCCGCCGCCGAGGTCGCCGACGGGCGCTGGGACGACCACTTCCCCGTGGACGTCTTCCAGACCGGGTCGGGGACCTCGTCCAACATGAACGCCAACGAGGTCATCGCCACCCTGGCCACCGAGCGCCTGGGCCGGGACGTGCACCCCAACGACCACGTCAACGCCTCGCAGAGCTCCAACGACGTCTTCCCGTCGTCCATCCACATCGCCGCCACCGCCGCCGTCGCGAACGAACTGGTCCCGGCGCTGGAGCACCTCGCCGCCGCGCTGGAGCGCAAGGCGGTCGAGTTCGACCGGGTGGTCAAGGCCGGCCGGACCCACCTGATGGACGCCACCCCGGTCACCCTCGGCCAGGAGTTCGGCGGCTACGCGGCCCAGATCCGCTACGGCGTCGAGCGGCTGCGCTCGTCCCTGCCCCGCCTCGCCGAACTCCCCCTGGGCGGGACCGCGGTGGGCACCGGCATCAACACCCCGCCCGGCTTCTCGGCCGCCGTGATCGCCGAGGTGGCGGTCGCCACCGGGCTGCCGCTGACGGAGGCGCGCAACCACTTCGAGGCCCAAGGTGCGCGGGACGCGCTGGTGGAGACCTCGGGAATGCTCCGCACGGTCGCCGTATCGCTCACCAAGATCTGCAACGACCTGCGCTGGATGGCCTCCGGTCCGCGGACCGGATTGGCCGAAATCAGCCTCCCTGACCTCCAGCCCGGCTCCTCGATCATGCCCGGGAAGGTCAATCCGGTGGTTCCGGAGGCCGTCCTGATGGTCGCCGCTCAGGTCATGGGCAACGACGCCACCGTCGCGGTGGCGGGTGCGGCCGGCAACTTCGAACTCAACGTGATGCTCCCCGTGATGGCCAGGAACCTCCTCGAATCGATCCGGCTGCTGGCCGGCGCGAGCCGCCTGCTGGCCGACCGCACGGTCGACGGGATCACCGCCGACGAGGCCCGGGCCAGGGAGTACGCCGAGTCCTCGCCCTCCGTGGTGACCCCGCTCAACCGCTACATCGGCTACGAGGAGGCCGCGAAGGTCGCCAAGAGGTCCCTCGCCGAGCGCAGGACGATCAGGGAGGTCGTCCTGGAGTCCGGCTACGTGGAGCGCGGCGACCTCACCCTGGAGCAGCTCGACGAGGCCCTGGACGTCCTGCGCATGACGCGTCCCTGACCGGTCGCCGCCACCCCGGGGGCGGGGGCCGGATCCGGTCGTTCACCGTCCCCGAACCGCTCCGTGACCTGCACCGCAGCGGGCGTACGGGCCCCCGCCCTAAGATCTGCGCATGACAGGTACCTTCAAGCCCGGGAGCGGCCGGGCGCCGGGCGCGCAGCCGGGTCCCGCGCGCGGCACGCGCTGGGCGCCCGGGGACCAGATCCTGTGGCGCTACCGCGACCACGCCCCGGGTCTGAAGGGCGCCGTGCACATCTGCCGCCCGGTGACCGTGGTGCAGGACACCGACGAGGTGCTCGCCGTCTGGATGGCCCCCGGCACCGAATGCGTCAAGCCGGTCCTCGCCGACGGCACCCCCGTCCACGAGGAACCGCTCGCCACCCGGTACACCGCGCCGCGCACGACCGTGCGCTCGCGCTGGTTCGGCGGCGGTGTCCTGAAACTGGCCCGTCCCGGGGACCCCTGGTCGGTCTGGCTGTTCTGGGGACCGGGCTGGACGTTCAAGAACTGGTACGTGAACCTGGAGGCGCCGCGGTCGAGATGGGCCGGTGGAGTGGATTCCGAGGACCACTTCCTGGACATCGCCGTCTACCCCGACCGCAGCTGGAAGTGGCTGGACGAGGACGAGTTCGCGCAGGCCCAGCGGTCCGGTCTGATGGGCCGTGAGCAGGCACGGCGGGTAAGGCAAGCAGGCCGTGCGGCGGTCGCGTTGATCGAGGAATGGGGTGCTCCGTTCTCGGCCGGCTGGCAGGAGTGGCGGCCGGATCCCGCCTGGAGGATTCCGGTCCTGCCCGAGGACTGGGACCGCACCCCGACGCATATGACCTCATGAGACCCTTGATGCGCCCCCGGGGTTCAAACGTAGGATCGTCCTCCGCGAGGTCGCGCACGCGGGGCGGCGCGATCGGGCCGCACATCGACAAGTGTCTTTCTGTACACGGGATCTGACCGGAGGTCGGCACACGAGGAGAGGCGACGACGGGGCGGGGGGCCCGCCCGGGGAGCTCCCGGCCGCAGGCCGGGGGAGAAGTTCGAGCGAGGAACCTCTGGGTGATGGTGCCCGGGCCGCTGAGCGGGTATACCGCGACTGACCGAGTTGAGTGCAGCGCACATCGAGCGCAAACGGACGGAATTCCACGCGTGACGGAGTACCCCACCTCCCAGGAGGGCCCGCAGCCCGTCGCCTCCGGCGGAGGTACGGACGAGGCCGGCCACGGCAAGGCGCCCATCGCCGCCACCGAGGCCGTACGCACGCATGCCGCGGGCACCGGCGCCGGCCCAGCGGCCGAGCCGGGCGCTGCGGCAGCGGCGGCGGCTTCCGACGTACGGGCCGCGCGCTCGGCGGCGGGCTCCGCCTCGGGACTCCCCCGGCCGCGCGGAGCGGCGTCGGCGGAGGTTCCGGCCGCCGCGGGCTCCGGCCCGGGCCAGGACCACGACAACGCCCGCCCCCGGGAGGCCGAGGACGCCCACGACGCCTCCGCCCCGCCCGCGGGAGCCGGCCCGGCCGCCGCGGGCGGCGGGGGCGGCACGGCGGGCCTCCACGGGGCCGGCGGGTCCGCACCGGCGGGCGGGGGCGGTCCGGACGCGACCGCCGCGCGCCGCGAGGGGGACCGGCTGCGCTTCGTCGGCGCCGCCACCCGGCGGATCGCCCGCGGCATCGACCTCGACGAGATCGTGCTCGGCCTGTGCCGGGCCACCGTCCCGACCTTCTCCGACGCCATCCTCGTCTACCTGCGCGACCCGCTCCCGGTGGGCGACGAACGGCCCGTCGGCCCGGTCGTTTTAAGGCTGCGCCGCACCGACCGGCTCCGGCCGATCGACGACCTCACCGACATCAGCAGCACCATCGGCGCGGGGATGGACCTCGCCGGGGCCGCGGGGGCCACCGGCGAGCTCGACTTCAGCCAGCTGCCGCTGGTCGGACCGCAGGGTGACCTGCCCGCGGCCGAGCTGTGCGAGATCCGGCCCGGCGGCGCGCTCGCCGAGGTGCTGCGCGGCGTACGGCCCGTCTTCGGGTCCTCCGCCGCCGCCCGCGCCGCGCTGCCCGAGCTGCTCGGCCTCGACCACCCGCTGCCGCGCGGCAACCGGGCGGTCCTCGCGCCGCTGCGCGGCCGCCGCCGGGTGATCGGCGCCGCCGTCTTCCTGCGCAGTCCCGAGCGCCCGGCCTTCGAGCAGAACGACCTGCTGGTCGCCGCCCAGCTGGCCACCCACACCGCGCTCGGCATCGACAAGGCGGTCCTCTACGGCCGCGAGGCGTACATCGCCGACGAGCTCCAGCGCACCATGCTGCCCGACAGCCTGCCGCAGCCCACCGGGGTGCGGCTGGCCTCCCGCTACCTGCCCGCGGCCGAGACGGCCCGGGTCGGCGGCGACTGGTACGACGCCATACCGCTGCCCGGCAGCCGGGTCGCGCTCGTCGTCGGCGACGTCATGGGCCATTCGATGACCTCCGCCGCGATCATGGGCCAGCTCCGCACCACCGCCCAGACCCTGGCGCAGCTGGACCTGCCGCCCGCCGAGGTGCTGCACCACCTGGACGAACAGGCGCAGCGGCTCGGCACGGACCGCATGGCCACCTGCATGTACGCCGTCTACGACCCCGTCGCGCACCGGATCACCATCGCCAACGCCGGCCATCCGCCGCCGGTGCTGCTGCACCTGGGCGGCCGGGCCGAGGTGCTGCGCGTACCGCCCGGCGCCCCCATCGGCGTCGGCGGTGTGGACTTCGAGGCCGTGGAGCTGGACGCGCCCGCCGGGGCCACCCTGCTGCTCTACACCGACGGCCTGGTGGAGTCGCGCCTGCGGGACGTGTGGACCGGCATCGAGCAGCTCCGCGAGCGCCTGGCCACCACCGCGCAGCTGACCGGCCTGGACCACCCGCCGCCGCTGGAGGCCCTCTGCGACGACGTGCTGGACATGCTGGGCCCGGGCGACCGGGACGACGACATCGCGCTGCTCGCGGCCCGGTTCGACGGCATCGCGCCCAGTGACGTCGCGTACTGGTTCCTGGACCCGGAGGAGACCGCACCGGGCCGGGCCCGGCGGTTCGCCCGCCGGGCGCTGACCCGGTGGGGCCTGGAGGAGCTGAGCGACTCCCTGGAGCTGCTGGTGAGCGAGGTCGTCACCAATGCCGTCCGGTACGCGGAGCGGCCGGTGACGCTGCGTCTGCTGCGTACGGACGTGCTCCGCTGCGAGGTCGGCGACGACTCCCCGCAGCTGCCCCGCCAGCGCCGCGCGCGGGACACCGACGAGGGCGGCCGCGGCCTGTTCCTGGTCAACCGGCTGGCCCGGCGCTGGGGCGCGACCCGGCTCAGCAGCGGAAAGGTCGTCTGGTTCGAACTCCCCCTGCCGGGGGCGGGCGAACGGCGCTGACCGCCGGCGGACCGGACCTGCCCGGACCGGACCTGTGAAACGCCGCCGCCCCGCAGCCTTGTCGGCTGCGGGGCGGCGGTGTTCTCAGTTGTTGCCCGGGTCCTGGCCCAGGATCGGCGGGTCCGGCGGCTTGGGGCCGTTGGTCTTCGTGGCCGTGGCCGTCGGAGACGTCGTCCCGGTGGGCGTGCCGCCCGTCTTGGTCGTGGTGGGGGTCGGCGACGTCTGCGTCGGCGACTGCGTCGGGCTGTTGGTGACGGCCGGCGCGCTGGAGGACTGGCTCGGCGAGGCGGACGGCGAGGCGCTGCGGGACGGCGTCTGCACGGCGCCCATGTCGGCCTCGGTCAGCTGGAACTTGCCGGTGTCCACACCCTTGAGGGCGGCGAGGGTGTACGCCTTCCAGATCGAGGCGGGGAAGCTGGATCCGCCCGCGCGCCCGAGGCCGGCGGTGCCGGTCAGGGTGACCTGGTTGTGGGTGTTGGGGTCCTCGCCGAACATGGCGACGACAGTGACCAGCTCGGGCGTGTAGCCGGTGAACCAGGCCGCCACGTTGGACTCGGTGGTTCCGGTCTTGCCGCCGGCCTGGTAGGCGCTGCTGCGGACCTTGTTGCCGGAGCCGCCCTCGTCCTCCACGACGCCCTGGAGCACCTTGGTGACGGTGTCGGCGGTCTTGCGGCTGATGGCCTGGCTGCCGACGGCCTCCTGCGGGGTGAACTCGCGGTCCTTGTGCTCGGCCTTCTTGACGATGGTCGGCGTGACCTTCTTGCCGTGGTTGTCGAGGGTGGCGTAGACGCCCGCCATCTCCAGGGTGTTCGCGCTCATCGTGCCCAGGGCCATGGCCGGCTTGTCCTCGGGCCAGCCCTCGCGGTCCTGCATGCCGAGTTCCAGGGCCGTCTTCTTCACGTTGGGCGGCTTCACGTCCACGATCATCTGCGCGTAGACGGAGTTCACCGAGAAGTTGGTCGCCTCCTGGACCGTCATCATCGGATTGCCGTAGTTCGTGTTGTCCTGGTTCTGCGGGTTGAACGGGATCTTGCTGCCGACGACCGGGCGCTTGCTCGTGCCGTCGTAGAGGGCGTTCGGGGTGATCGGCTTGCCGTCCTGGGTGTTCGAGGCGTTCTCCAGGGCGGAGGCGAGGACGATCGGCTTGAAGGTCGAGCCCGGCTGGTAGTCCGTGCGCAGGGCATTGCTCGCGGACTTCTCCTCCAGGCCCACTCCGCCGTACATCGCGACGACGGCACCGGTCTTCGGGTCCACGGAGGTCGCGCCGGCCTGGACGCTCTGGTCCTGCGGCCTGCCCTTGGTGTCCTTGCGGTCGAGCTTGGACTCCAGCTCGTCCTGGACCGCCTTCTCCAGCGCCGACTGCTTGTTCTTGTCGACGTTGAGCGTGATGTTCCAGCCGCCCGCCGTGATCATCGCGTCGGTGATGCCCTGCTTGTTCAGCTCGTCGTTGGCCGCCTGGACCAGGTAGCCCTTCTGCCCGTCCATGCCCGGCCGGGGCTTGGGCTTGATGGGCGGCGGGAGCGTCATGGTCTTGCGCTTCTCCGGGTCCAGCTTGCCCATCTCAACCATGTTGTCGAGGACGGCGTTGAAGCGGATGTTGACCAGCTTCGTGCCGTTCGGCCCGGCCGTCGCCAGGTCGTACTGGCTGGGGGCCTGGATGACTGAGGCCAGGTAGGCACCCTGCTCCAGCGTCAGCTGTCCGGCGTCGACGCCGTAGAAGGCCTGGGCCGCGGCCTGGATGCCATAGGCGTTGCGGCCGTAGAAGTTGGTGTTCAGGTAGCCGGCGAGGATGTCGTCCTTCTCCATGCGCTGGTCGACCTTGAGGGAGATGACGAGTTCCCTGAGCTTTCGGGTCGCCGACTGGTCCTGCGTCAGGTAGTAGTTCTTGACGTACTGCTGGGTGATCGTCGAACCACCGGCCGTGCCCTTGCCCCTGACGGTGTTGAAAAGACCTCGGGCCACACCCATCAGGTCGATGCCGCGGTCCTGGTAGAAGGACTTGTTCTCGATGGCGATGAAGGCCGTGCGGACGTCCTGCGGGATCTTGTCGAGGGTGACGATCTCCCGGTTCATCTTGCCGGTGTTGGCCATGATCGAGTTGTCGGACCACCGGTAGGTGTTGCTCTGGAGCGTCGCCTGCTTGTTGGGGTCGGTGGGTTCGTTCACCGAGAAGTACAGGGCGATCGCCGCGGCCATGAGGAGCAGGATCACCCCGAAGAAGGTTCCCAGGATCTTCTTCCAGGTGAAGAAGCGGCGTATGCCGGTGCGCTTGCCGGTACCCCCGCTCCCCTTGGCGCCCTTCGCGCGTCCGCTCGGCGCCCGCCGCGCACCGCGCTGCTGCGCCTTACGCACTTCTGCTCGGCCCATCGCTCCCGCTCCGCTCGATTACCCCCCCGACGTCAACTCAGAAAGCTAACACCGCAGGCTGTGACAAAGATTGGCCAATTCGGATTATTACCGGTCATTTCGGACGTGAGAATCAGCACCCACGTCACAGGAACCGACGCTCACATAAGCCGATGGGTTGCCTATTCGCAAAAAAGTGATATCACTTTGCTAAGCGGCTCGACCGGCCGCGTGCAGAGAAACGGGGCGAACCATGACGAACCAAATAGCCGATCCGGCAGGCGTAAGGGAGTTCGCGGCGCGCAGCGTCGGCGGCGGACTGGCGCTGCTGCTCGGACTCGCCGGTCTGCTCGCTGGCGCGGGTCTGGTCGTGGCGGGCGCGGTGACGGCGGCGACCGCCGCCAAGGCGGCCCTGATCGTGGCCGGCGTGCTCCTGGGCCTCGCCTCCGTGATCGCGATGAGCGGGCTCAACACGGTGGCGCCGGGCGAGGCCCGGGTCGTCCAGCTCTTCGGCCGCTACCGCGGCACCATCCGCGCCGACGGACTGCGCTGGGTCAACCCGCTGACCTCGCGCGAGAAGATCTCCACCCGGGTGCGCAACCACGAGACGGCCGTCCTGAAGGTCAACGACGCCTACGGCAACCCGATCGAGCTGGCGGCGGTCGTGGTGTGGCGGGTCGAGGACACGGCGCGGGCCGTCTTCGAGGTCGAGGACTTCACCGAGTTCGTCGAGACGCAGACCGAGGCCGCGGTCCGGCACATCGCGATCGAGTACCCGTATGACGCGCACGAGGAGGGCGGCCTGTCGCTGCGCGGCAACGCCGAGGAGATCACCGAGAAGCTCGCGGTCGAACTGCACGCCCGGGTGGAGGCCGCCGGTGTGCAGATCATCGAGTCCCGGTTCACGCATCTCGCGTACGCTCCTGAGATCGCCTCCGCGATGCTCCAGCGCCAGCAGGCGGGCGCCGTCGTGGCGGCCCGCAAGCAGATCGTGGAGGGCGCGGTGGGCATGGTCGAGCTCGCCCTGACCCGTCTGGCGGAGGAGGAGATCGTGGACCTCGACTCGGAGCGCAAGGCGGCCATGGTCTCGAACCTGATGGTCGTCCTGTGCGGGGACCGCGCCGCCCAGCCGGTGCTCAACACGGGCACCCTCTACCAGTGACCCCCTCCGGCGAGGAGAAGCCGACGGGCCGCCAGGCGCGCAAGCAGGTGCTCCTGCGACTCGACCCGCAGGTGTACGACGCACTGGCCCGCTGGGCGGGCGAGGAGCTGCGCAGCGCCAACGCGCAGATCGAGTTCCTGCTCCGCCGGGCCCTCGCCGAGGCCGGCCGGCTCCCCTCCGCCCCGGGCCCCATTCCCCGCCGGGGACGACCGCCCAAGCCCACGAACTGACCGCGGCCGAGAAGCCGCTCCCGTGCCGCGCACGGGAGCGGCTTTCGCGTTTCCGCAGGCCGGGCTTCTATACACAGTGCGTATACACGCGGTGTATAGTCGCTGCCATGTCCATCGGTCACACCCTCCTGGGCCTCCTCGAGGCCGGCCCGCGCCACGGCTACGACCTGAAGCGGGCCTTCGACGAGAAGTTCGGCCACGACCGCCCCCTCGCCTACGGGCAGGTCTACTCGACCATGTCCCGGCTGCTGAAGAACGGCCTCGTCGAGGTCGACGGCATAGAGAGCGGCGGCGGCCCCGACCGCAAGCGGTACGCCATCACCGACGCCGGCATCACCGACGTCGAGACCTGGCTCTCCCAGCCCGAGAAGCCGGATCCGTACCTCCACTCGACCCTCTACACGAAGGTCGTCCTCGCCCTGCTCACCGGCCGCCGCGCCGACGAACTGCTGGACACCCAGCGGGCCGAGCACCTTCGTCTCATGCGCGTGCTGACGACCCGCAAGCGCAAGGGCGACCTCGCCGACCAGCTCGTCTGCGACCACGCCCTGTTCCACCTCGAAGCGGACCTGCGGTGGCTGGAGCTCACCGCCGCCCGCCTCGGCCAGCTCGCCCAGGAGGTACGCCGATGACGGCCCCGGCCGGCTCCCTGCTCGCCGCCACGGACCTGCGCAAGGCGTACGGGACCACCAACGCCCTCGACGGCGCCGAGTTCTCCATCCACGCGGGCGAGGTGGTCGCCGTCATGGGCCCCTCCGGCTCCGGCAAGTCCACCCTGCTGCACTGCCTCGCCGGGATCGTCCCGCCCGACTCCGGCTCCATCGCCTACGCCGGCCGCGAGCTCACCGCCATGAGCGACGCCGAACGCAGCGAACTGCGCCGCACCGAGTTCGGCTTCGTCTTCCAGTTCGGGCAGCTCGTACCGGAGCTGACCTGCGTGGAGAACGTCGCCCTCCCGCTGCGCCTGACCGGCGTCAAGCGCAAGGAGGCCGAACGCACCGCCCTGCACTGGATGGAGCAGCTCCAGGTGGAGGACCTCGGCGCCAAGCGCCCCGGCGAGATATCCGGCGGCCAGGGGCAGCGCGTGGCCGTCGCCCGCGCCCTCGTCACCGGCCCCCGGGTGATCTTCGCCGACGAGCCCACCGGAGCGCTCGACTCCCTCAACGGCGAACTCGTCATGCAGTTGCTCACGGAGGCCGCCCGGTCCGCGAACGCCGCCGTCGTCCTCGTCACGCACGAGACGCGCGTGGCCGCCTACTCCGACCGCGAGATCGTCGTACGCGACGGCAGGTCCCGCGACATGGAGCGGATCGTATGAGCCGGCTCCAGGTATGGACCCGCGATCTCGGCATGGGCGCCCGCTTCGCCTTCGGCGGCGGCCGCGAGGGGTGGATCCGCACCCTGCTCACCGGTGTCGGCGTCGGTCTCGGCGTCGCGCTGCTGCTGATCAGCACCGCCATTCCCGGTGCCCTGGCCGCGCGCTACGAGCGCGGCGACGCGCGGTCGACGATGAGCTCCGAGCGGGCCGACGCCCCCGGGCCCGACACCCTGCTCATCACCCGGATCAGCCAGACGTACCGCGGCAAGGACATCGAGGGGTACGCGCTGCGGGCCGAGGGCCCGCAGGCCCCGCTGCCGCCCGGCCTGAAGAAGATCCCCGGCGCGGGCGAGATGGCCGTCTCCCCCGCCCTGGAGGAGCTGCTGGAGTCCTCCGAAGGCTCCCTGCTGCGCGAGCGGCTGGACGGGCCGGTCAGCGAGACCATCGGCGACCCGGGGCTGGTCGGACCCGGCGAACTGTTCTTCTACCTCGGCAACGACAGCCTCGCCAAGAACGGCCCCGACGACTACCGCGTCGACCGCGTCACCACCTTCGGCTACGACGCGGAGCGCGACGGCCTCGACCCCGTCCTCATGCTGATGGTCGTCCTGACCTTCGTCGCCCTGCTGATGCCCGTCGCCGTGTTCATCGCCACCGCCGTCCGCTTCGGCGGGGAGCGGCGCGACCGCAGGCTCGCCGCACTGCGGCTGGTCGGCGCCGACAGCAGGATGGTGCGCCGGATCGCGGCCGGCGAGGCACTGGCCGGCTCCCTGGTCGGACTGGTGCTGGGCACCGGCTTCTTCGCCGTCGGCCGCTCCCTGGTCGGCAGCGTCAGCCTCCGGCAGCGCAGCGTCTTCCCCGCCGACCTCGACCCGGCGCCCTGGCTGGCCGCCCTGGTCGCCGTCGCGGTGCCCGCGGCGGCGGTGGCCGTGACCCTGTTCGCGCTGCGCGGTGTGGTCATCGAGCCGCTCGGCGTCGTCCGTACGGCCAAGCCCTCCCGGCGCCGCATCTGGTGGCGGCTGCTCCTCCCGCTCGTCGGCATCGGCCTGCTCCTGCCCATGGGCGGCCGCGGCAACGACCACGGCAGGTTCAACCAGTGGCAGGTCAGCGGTGGCGTGGTGCTGCTGCTGGTCGGAATCACCGTCCTGCTTCCCTGGCTGCTGGAGCGTTTCGTCGGGAAGGTCTCCGGCGGCCCGGTCTCCTGGCAGCTGGCCGTACGCCGGCTCCAGGTCGACACCGGCGGCGCCGCCCGCCTCGTCAACGGCATCGCCGTGGCCGTCGCGGGCGCCATCGCCCTCCAGATGCTCTTCGCGGGCGTCGAGGGCGACTACACGAAGTCGACCGGCCAGGATCCCAGCAGGGCCGCCGTCGCGGTCATGGTGCACAGCGACGCGCGGAGCAGCATGGACGGCCTCGCACAGCGGATCTCCGCCGTGCCGGGCGTCACCCGCGCGGTCCCGCTGACCTCCACGCAGGCGGCCCACCAGGTGCCCGCGGAGGCGGAGACGGTCCACGTCACCATCGGCACCTGCGAGGCGCTCGGCGAGGTCGCGGTGCTCGAATCGTGCAAGGAGGGCGACGCCTTCGTCCTGACCGGTTCCACCTCGACCGACGACTTCTACGGGGGCAGGGCCGAGCCCGGCGACGAGCTGTTCGTCGGCAACGTGAGGCGGTACGAGTCCGAGACGGCCGAGAGCCCCGCCCCGGTGAAGTGGAAGGTCCCGGCGGGCGCCCGCACGGTCCCCAGCCGGGAGGACCCCACCGGGCAGCTGCGCAGCGGCCTGCTGGTGACCCCGTCGGCCGCGCCGAAGGAGCTCGGCGACTTCCCGGACATGCGGATCTTCGTCCAGGTCGACGAGTCCGGTCCGGACGCCCTGGACCGGGCGCGCAACGCCGTCTTCAAGACGGACCCGTTCGTCACGGCGATGACGCTGCGGGACAGCACGCAGGCCGCCGGCTTCTCCTCGATCCGCACCGGACTGTTCTTCGGGGCGGCTGCCGTGCTGGTCCTGATCGGCGGGAGCCTGTTCGTCTCCCAGCTGGAGCAGCTGCGCGAGCGGCGGAAACTGTTGTCCTCGCTGGTCGCCTTCGGCACCAAGCGCTCCACGCTGAGCCTGTCGGTGCTGTGGCAGACGGCCGTGCCGATCACGGTGGGCCTGGTGCTTGCGGCCGGTGCGGGCGTGGGGCTGGGAGCCGTCCTGATGTCGATGGCCGCCCAGCCGGTCCGGATCGACTGGCCGTCGGTCCTCGCGATGACCGGCGTCGGCGCGGGCGTCGTCGCCGCGGTGACCCTGCTCAGCCTGCCGCCGCTGCTGCGCCTGATGCGCCCGGACGGCCTGCGTACGGAGTGATCCCCGTACGCCCCTGAACCCGTACGCCCGTTCCCGGAGGCCCGACGACTCCCCCTAGTCGGTGGGCCACACGGGGAGCGGGCGTACGGCTTCGCGGAGGGCGGCGGCGATCGCCTCGAACTCCTCCTGGCGGGCGGTCCCCGTGCGCATGGCCAGGGCGATCCGCCGCGAGGGCGCGGGTTCGGCGAAGCAGCCGGTGGAGAGGTACTCGTTGCGGGCGGTCTCCAGCCGCAGCGCGGTACGCGGCAACAGCGTCACCCCCAGTCCCCCGGCGACCAGTTGTACGAGCGTGGACAGCCCGGCGGCGGTCGTGGTGACGTCCGCCCCGGTGGTCCGTCCGGCCTCCCGGCAGATGTCGAGGGCCTGGTCCCGCAGGCAGTGGCCCTCGTCGAGCAACAGCAGCTGGAGGTCGCGCAGCTCGTCGAGCGGGATGTCCCGGCGGCCGGCCAGCGCGTGCTCCCGGGGGGCGAGCAGGACGAAGTCCTCGTCGAAGAGGGGAAGTTCGGTCACGCCGGGCACGCCGAGCGGCACCGCCAGCAGGAGCAGGTCCAGGCGCCCGCCGGCCAGCCCCTCCAGCAGCGAGCCGGTCTGCTCCTCGTGCACCTGGAGGTCCATCCGCGGATAGCGCCGGTGGAACAGCCCGAGCACGGTCGGCAGCAGGTAGGGCGCCACGGTGGGGATCACCCCGAGCCGCAGCATCCCGGTGAAGGGGGCCCGTACCGCCTCGGCCTCCTCCAGCAGCCCGCCGACGGCGTCGAGCACCACCTGCGCCCGGGCGGCGATCCGCTCGCCCGCCGGGGACAGCAGCACCTTGCGGGTGGTGCGCTCCAGCAGCTGCACGCCGAGGGCCTCCTCCAGCGCGGAGACGGCGCCGGAGAGCGCCGGCTGGCTCATCCCGATGGCCGCGGCGGCGTCACGGAAGTGCAGATGCTCGGCGACGGCCGCGAAGGCGCGCAACTGAGCGAGAGTCGGTTGCTTCGCTCCCCTATTACCCACAGCCACTGATAGGTACCTCCGATCACCCGCAGCAAGACTAGCTATTTCCATAATCAATGCAGGTTGTGCCAGCATGTGAGACACGTCCAACCCCATCGGAAAACCCCCAAAAGGGGTCTTTTCCCATTGAACAAGGAGAGCGCGTGCTCACTGTTGGTGACAAGTTCCCCGCCTTCGACCTGACCGCCTGCGTCTCGCTCGAGGCCGGTGCCGAGTTCGCGCAGATCGACCACAAGACCTACGAGGGCAAGTGGAAGGTCATCTTCGCGTGGCCGCTCGACTTCACCTT includes these proteins:
- a CDS encoding SPFH domain-containing protein; amino-acid sequence: MTNQIADPAGVREFAARSVGGGLALLLGLAGLLAGAGLVVAGAVTAATAAKAALIVAGVLLGLASVIAMSGLNTVAPGEARVVQLFGRYRGTIRADGLRWVNPLTSREKISTRVRNHETAVLKVNDAYGNPIELAAVVVWRVEDTARAVFEVEDFTEFVETQTEAAVRHIAIEYPYDAHEEGGLSLRGNAEEITEKLAVELHARVEAAGVQIIESRFTHLAYAPEIASAMLQRQQAGAVVAARKQIVEGAVGMVELALTRLAEEEIVDLDSERKAAMVSNLMVVLCGDRAAQPVLNTGTLYQ
- a CDS encoding PadR family transcriptional regulator, whose protein sequence is MSIGHTLLGLLEAGPRHGYDLKRAFDEKFGHDRPLAYGQVYSTMSRLLKNGLVEVDGIESGGGPDRKRYAITDAGITDVETWLSQPEKPDPYLHSTLYTKVVLALLTGRRADELLDTQRAEHLRLMRVLTTRKRKGDLADQLVCDHALFHLEADLRWLELTAARLGQLAQEVRR
- a CDS encoding ABC transporter ATP-binding protein; its protein translation is MTAPAGSLLAATDLRKAYGTTNALDGAEFSIHAGEVVAVMGPSGSGKSTLLHCLAGIVPPDSGSIAYAGRELTAMSDAERSELRRTEFGFVFQFGQLVPELTCVENVALPLRLTGVKRKEAERTALHWMEQLQVEDLGAKRPGEISGGQGQRVAVARALVTGPRVIFADEPTGALDSLNGELVMQLLTEAARSANAAVVLVTHETRVAAYSDREIVVRDGRSRDMERIV
- a CDS encoding FtsX-like permease family protein, with translation MSRLQVWTRDLGMGARFAFGGGREGWIRTLLTGVGVGLGVALLLISTAIPGALAARYERGDARSTMSSERADAPGPDTLLITRISQTYRGKDIEGYALRAEGPQAPLPPGLKKIPGAGEMAVSPALEELLESSEGSLLRERLDGPVSETIGDPGLVGPGELFFYLGNDSLAKNGPDDYRVDRVTTFGYDAERDGLDPVLMLMVVLTFVALLMPVAVFIATAVRFGGERRDRRLAALRLVGADSRMVRRIAAGEALAGSLVGLVLGTGFFAVGRSLVGSVSLRQRSVFPADLDPAPWLAALVAVAVPAAAVAVTLFALRGVVIEPLGVVRTAKPSRRRIWWRLLLPLVGIGLLLPMGGRGNDHGRFNQWQVSGGVVLLLVGITVLLPWLLERFVGKVSGGPVSWQLAVRRLQVDTGGAARLVNGIAVAVAGAIALQMLFAGVEGDYTKSTGQDPSRAAVAVMVHSDARSSMDGLAQRISAVPGVTRAVPLTSTQAAHQVPAEAETVHVTIGTCEALGEVAVLESCKEGDAFVLTGSTSTDDFYGGRAEPGDELFVGNVRRYESETAESPAPVKWKVPAGARTVPSREDPTGQLRSGLLVTPSAAPKELGDFPDMRIFVQVDESGPDALDRARNAVFKTDPFVTAMTLRDSTQAAGFSSIRTGLFFGAAAVLVLIGGSLFVSQLEQLRERRKLLSSLVAFGTKRSTLSLSVLWQTAVPITVGLVLAAGAGVGLGAVLMSMAAQPVRIDWPSVLAMTGVGAGVVAAVTLLSLPPLLRLMRPDGLRTE
- a CDS encoding hydrogen peroxide-inducible genes activator, with amino-acid sequence MEIASLAAGDRRYLSVAVGNRGAKQPTLAQLRAFAAVAEHLHFRDAAAAIGMSQPALSGAVSALEEALGVQLLERTTRKVLLSPAGERIAARAQVVLDAVGGLLEEAEAVRAPFTGMLRLGVIPTVAPYLLPTVLGLFHRRYPRMDLQVHEEQTGSLLEGLAGGRLDLLLLAVPLGVPGVTELPLFDEDFVLLAPREHALAGRRDIPLDELRDLQLLLLDEGHCLRDQALDICREAGRTTGADVTTTAAGLSTLVQLVAGGLGVTLLPRTALRLETARNEYLSTGCFAEPAPSRRIALAMRTGTARQEEFEAIAAALREAVRPLPVWPTD